The Magnolia sinica isolate HGM2019 chromosome 9, MsV1, whole genome shotgun sequence sequence ATGCACCAACATTGATCATGGACTAGTTGCAAATGAAAGGTTAGCAAATATGAGAAGCATCTGAGAAATAGCTACATGTTGAACACATTGAATATGCAAATTTTCGCATGATAAATTTATCATGGTCGATAACTTCAAATCACCCACACAATCAAAAGCTTATCTTAAGACCATAGCAGCTAGTAATTCCTTCAATCTCATGCTGtcaataaattttagttttttaaaatcGCTGTTTAGAAAAAATTACATGCTCCATTCCATTGTTATTCATTCatcattttgattaaaaaaattgagaCCCATATTTTGAACTGTAATTGTACATAACAATTGGAAGTTGAAAGAGGCCCAAATATAACAATGATGATACTTTGAATTGAGTGGGCCCCCAAATAAATAGACCAGTCTCCACAAATTGCACAGATTGGATTATCCTACAGATCCAACTGGCGAGCTTTTCCCATGCTGTAATCCATTTAGAAGTCATCAGATATGATAGATAAGACAACCCAATTGGTGATATCATCTACAGAGGCCCGACCACAGTAGAACCTATCCCACAAACGGTTCAGGTGCTAATGGTGTCCAATGTAAGTGTAGTGCAGCAGTCATGGAAATTCATGCCATGCAATCCAACCAAATTTTGTCTAATTTAAAATACCATAGTTCGAGTGAACTCACAATCATTGATGCCGGCAAGGGCCATCAAGCGAAAAACAACTTCTCGCTCCTCTGCATCCTGAAGGGCCCTCGCATATGCCTCATCACTATCAAACGCTGACGGGTCAATCTCCGCACCCAATTCATCCTCACTCGGGGCCCGTCTATGCACATTGAATGCATCTTCACCATCATCAATGCTCCCAGCATCATTCCCATCATCATTCGGATCATCACCAGCTTCATCTTCATAAACATAACCACCACTATCAGAACTTCCATAACCGCTTCCATCACCGCCATTCATTTTAAGCATCATATACGCCCTTTCCTGGCCCATAAGCAACAAAACCCAATCAACAAAAAAGACAGAGAATGAAAGGAGTTGattcaagaaaacccaaaccctaaacagAATAACGGCGAACTTGTTCTTAAAGTGTACGGGCGAGGGCCAGATCGGCATCAACTTGGCTGAGGCTGGTGAAGGGCGCGCGGGAAGGCTGTCAAGATAAGGGGATGGATTCGGGTTCCGGTTCGGACTCggagttagggttagggttttcttcGTTGGGTTTGTTGCCATGATTAGATTCTTTGGCGTTCTCCATGTagataagaaaagagagaagagaacccTAAAGCTTGGATCAAAGAAAGAGATGGAAGGAGATGTgggttagggaacggagagagagagcaagagccagagcgagagagagggagggagacattgggatttgggggtttttttgggcgcggctctattTTTAAGCGCACGCCCAAATTTAGGCCGTGATCAGTccgggctctgtgggccctaccgtgatgcgtgtcaaacatctaccatatcagtcagatgcaccatcccatggtgggcccagggattaaaaatcaaatcaatctattacttgtgtgagccacaccacatacaaaagttgagaggggttaccctccattaaaacattcataactattttttgggcccactgagatgtgattcacaaatccagcccatccattatgtgtgtgtcacttggatgaggggtcatatcaAGTtttaaatgcatccaaattttaggtggggcctaccaagtgcttttatatgttttaggcatgtcttcacatgattttagatggtatggcccaccggagttccatatacggctgatttttgggatatcctataatttaaaagggacccatcaaatgcacggtgttgatgtttgacacatgtcatggtggggcccacacagcttgacctcatggggacggcttggattaaacacaaaggtcaagctgtgtgggccccaccataacatgtgtcaaacatcaacaccgtgcatttgatggaccccctttaaattatgggatatcccaaaaatcagccatatacggaacttaggtgagccataccatttaaaatcatgtgaagaaatgcctaaaacatataaaagcacttggtggggcccacctgaaatttttatgcatttgaaacttggtctgactcctcatccaagtgggacacacataatggatgggctagatttgtgaaccacatctcggtgggcccaacaaatgattatgaatattttaatggagggtaactccTCTTTTTGGGATAAGCCAtgaaatgatcagtaaaaatggatgaacggataggatgaaacacatacatcgaccaccagccatggggcccacagagcatcatccaacatgttcataatatcaaaaaaatatgaatgaagggaaaacacaaacatcagcctaaatgtgggtcacgccacataatataatggaggggtttccttagaatattcataatcatatattgggtttgcctaaatgtgattcacatatccaacccactcattacgtgtgtcccacttggatgaggggtcaaaccaattttcaactgcatccatgtctgtattaacttataaacaggttggatctcaaataaacattgcggcgggcgctaagaaggtttcaatagtgggtgtcactatcccactcttctctatggtgggtccacttgaactttggatttgccccatcagtcagatgcaccattccatggtgggccacgaccttaaaaataatcatttattgggcccacctagatgtggttcatagatctagcctattcattatgtgtgtcccacttggatgaaacacatacatcatggtgggacccatagagcaccgaccaacatccaccaagttttgtgggccccactatgatgtatttgttatatccacaccgtccatccattttgagatattattttacgtcatgagccaaagaatgaggcagatataaatctgtagtggaccccaccacagaaatcttaggtgcaccacaccacatgaaatcaatagtaattggatatccatcattaaaatcctcctaaggcttactgtactgtttatttgacatccaatatgttaattaggtcatacagggccagatgaagggaaaaaacaaaaatcaacttcatccaaaacttttatggccccaaaatggtatgacatccaatattgtactgtttatatttttttagatgtcttcacatagtaaaggttattcataatatcaaaaatatataaatgaatagaaaacacaaacatcagcttgattcaaaacttctatggccctcaagaaattttaaatggtagaggttcaatcacactatttcctgtggtgtggtccacttgagctttggatatgcttcccttttgttctttagacctcaaattatctgttaacatggatgaatggagtggataaaataaataaaaaatggtgaatcccacagagtttactctagtaaaggtaacgagtaactcacttaaatgtagtggagaaaagtttcctcaaaacattcataatcatatattgggcctgcttaaatgtgattcacatatccaacccactcattatgtgtgtcccacttggatgaggggtcagaccaagtttcaaccgcatccaaaaatcatgtgggccccaccaaatgcttttatattttttaggatgtcttcacatagttttaaatggtatggcccacttgagtttcgtttaccgatgatttttgagatatctcataacctaaaggggacacatcaaatccacggtgttgatgttcgacatacatcatgatggggcccacaaaacttactaacatcaattcttaagttctcacgaagtcagtaagttgggtcacaattctaaccagaatatttggcccattttacatgtctagttcattcactctattttactgatcaatactctcaatttgactagttactcgccccaatcatgctacatatgagaaagatattgggcatgcaagattgatcaacaatttcagtgaaatttgatttaaacatctgaagttatttactcttcaatttgagctgattatattgtccaaaaacgattaaaggttcaattagtggatgtgcctaataatttagtaattttgtttttcacaaataaatttaacatttttttttcaaaatgtatattttttttactctttcaactaaatatcattttcattataaataaatttaacattttttttacaaaatttagttttcttttttaaaatatatatttttttacaatttgtcaattttttcacaaaattttttaatttttttaattttctttttcaaaatatcatttttttaatctcacttttgttatctaacatttcaatttttcttgtcaaaatacaaaatttagttttctttttaaaaatatatttttttttttacaatttgtcaattttttcacaaatttatttaattttaaatttttttttcaaaatatcattttttaaatctcacttttgttatataactttttaacttttcttatcaaaatacaaaatctagttttcctttttaaaaaaatatatatttttttacaatttgtcaactttttcacaattttgtttaattttttaatttttccttttcaaaatatcattttttaaatctcacttttgttatataactttttaatttttcttgtaaaaatacaaaatctagttttcttttttaaaaaatatatatttttttacaatttatcaattttttcacaattttgtttaattttttaattttctttttcaaaataccatttttttatcattttttttttcaaaattatcaacattattcaaagttcttaatttttttttcaaaatctagatttttataaaattacagttttttttcaaaatttaaaatttccttaaacattcttaattatttttctaagcttctcaactaattttttttttcaaaattcataatttttttgagcttcttaaaatttgacctgagcattagagacggtctttgacagggctataagacggtttaggaccgtctctgatagagacggtctttgacagtctccaatagagacggtttaggaccgtctctaatagagacggtttaggacagtctctaatagagacggtctttgccaggactataagacggctaagaaccgtctctaatagagacggtctttgacagtctcagattacaagtaaaagacggccaatgaccgtctctaatagagacggccaatgaccgtctcagatggccgcatataagacggtcaaggaccgtctctaatgcggacggccaatgaccgtctcaaatgacccatataagacggtcaacgaccgtcttaaatgatttgtggacgttcaaatttttaagagaatattaaggacggtcaggggccatctaaaattttagagacggtttacggccgtctctaaagtgtctctaaaccaagcaattttagagacggtccagaaccgtctctaaatctgtcatttttttccatttttcacgtagtgtagaTGGACATCCATATCCAGTTTACATGTTTCTGTTTTCACTGATGAAGCTCAGCTTGTATTACACCAAAATACTGCATTTTGTAATACATAGGATTGGATTAGTAATGCATTTGATCTAAAGATTCTTTAGCATTTACATCTGATGGCCACCATATTTAGTTTGAGTGTctgaaatgaagatgttgagattGATGAGTTGCATGAAGAAGAATGTATAAATTCCACTAGTGAATTTTGATTAAGAAAAACAATTTGATGTAtaaattcttattatttttttcctttccttcaaaaaaaaaaaaaaagagatctaaatgaactcattttggatatactaGTCAATCTCTacttttgaacttttgatttgtgGACAAACTGTAAGGTATTTTTCATTTAAAAGATGCATTGATGATTCTTATATTATTCAATTTTCTCAAGATGATTGTTTTATACAAGACTGTACTAGGACAATACAAGGGATGAAGAGATTGGGTGTGACCATATTTAGTTTGAGTGTctgaaatgaagatgttgagattGATGAGTTGCATGAAGAAGAATGTATAAATTCCACTAGTGAATTTTGATTAAGAAAAACAATTTGATGTATAAATTCttaatatttttttcctttccttcgaaaaaaaaaaaaagagatctaaatgaactcattttggatatactaGTCAATCTCTacttttgaacttttgatttgtgGACAAACTGTAAGGTATTTTTCATTTAAAAGATGCATTGATGATTCTTATATTATTCAATTTTCTCAAGATGATTGTTTTATACAAGACTGTACTAGGACAATACAAGGGATGAAGAGATTGGGTGTGCACATGGTGTATTTGATGAAATTCCTAAGAGGAATTTGATCATGTGGAGTGCAATGATTTGTGGGACTCAATCATTTCAATTGCTAAGTCTATATGGTAATTTGTCATGCCCAAAGATTCAAAGCATGTGGCCCATCCTATGTTAACGTTAGATCTCAAATGTGTTTGCAAGTGGTTGGCAAAGGGATTGAAGTGTGTATGGGCTTAGAAAATTTATTCTTTTCAGTACTgtgtttaattaattcattcttgCAGTCTTATTAAGTTGTGGGAGCATCCATACATGTGCTGGCAACAGAGCAGAGCTCAATCAATGCTTgcatgaatgaaaagaatgagGTGTCTATGATATGAAAGAAGTGGAGATCAAGTTAGCATATGGTAATTCAAAATGTTCAATTGTTCCTTCTCCACCGCATAGTGTAAGTTGACTACCTATACAAAGGATATTGAACTATCTTCCATTAGGATCATGTAAACCGATTATGTTAGTCTTGTTCTAAGTTAGCCCCATTAGGATCATGTTGGTTGCTCAAATACTCTACTATTCTTGCTCACATAAACCAATGTGAGTTTAACCTTTTTTGTGGAAAGCATATTCAACACACCACCATGCCCTCAGGCACACGCATCCACACAAACACACAAGCATGCACGCATAGTAtcttttttctttatatttttatttgaagGAAAAGAAAACCAAAATCGATGCATTGAGCAACATGTAAAATGCCTCCATAATATCAAGTTAGTGTATTGTATTGTTCAATGGGTTGATATGATGCTCAAGAGCAATATTTTGCGTCCTAGTGTGGCTATAATTTTTTAAATGGATTCTTGGTGGCAGTTTGAGTGTTACATCACCTAAAAGGCATTCTCAGTGTAttgtatttgtgaatgtgaatgaaaataaacaacataatatatatatatatatatatatatatatatatatatatatatatatatatatatatatatatatatatatatatatatatgtgtgttatcaatggaggataccttgatTAGGGGgagatgaaattcttgtagcttatggcatggtgccccaatattggttgtatgttactagtatgtagtagataatactaggttcaatatttTTTGTATGTGGCTAAATTTTTTTTCTCATCTACTCTACGCAGATTCTGTCCCACTTCTTATAACTAAATTCCTttgtataacctacacttataaactaaacctataacctacacttataacctaaacctaaaccttaacctaaacctaaaacctaaacctaaacctataacctataacctaaacctaaacctaaaacctaaatgtattctcaaatccctaaacctaaacctacacctaatcctaatctcaactccctaacctaaacctaaacctaaacttgaaaacccaaacataaacccattcccgatcccgatcccgatttcctaaacctaaacctaaacctataacctaatcctaatctcaactccctagcctataAAAATGAATTAATGTGGGCCAACTACGATTTACTCAGACTGAAGATTCAGTGACTAGGATTTTCCAAATTTGGGATTTTTGTCTGTGCGTGCGTGTGGCACATGTACAAACTCGGCATAACAGGGATCTTCCTTGTTCTTTACAAACAGGGAACTTGCCCTCTTATAATggatcattttcttttaaaagacACTTACTGAGAATGATCTCTCAATAACTTTATTAACATTACATCTACTTCCCAGAATTGATATCCTTAATCATTAAGTACATGGGTTAGGTGAGGAATAAATACTAAATCAAGTCAATGAAAGAATGCTAAATCAATCCAATGGACTGAGGAATAAATGATATGTGGTCTCTTCTAAAACACAACCTAAACCACCCACCATCAAcacattaggtgtaggtttaggtgcttACTCCTCTCATAAATTTTGTATGTATGTACTTATGCCATAGATTGTATGTGCacacatatggatggatggatggatggatagatgcaCTTACTTGGAGCTCAGAAGCGTAGGAGACATAATCAAAAGGCAAGAACTTGTCATCAATCATTGTAGATGGAGCATTGTCTAAGAACCACAATGATCAGATGATTTGATAATTTGATTTCTGAAATCATTGAATTAGGACCACAACCCATTTCTTTTTAACTATTCCTATGATGGTTACTAATATAAAAGTCGCCATATTTTTTGGCTATGTTTCATACACTGTGGCACACAACTTTGAGCATCTATAATGGTGTCTATGTACATGGATGAGCTACACAATTTAGCACTTCATAGCAACAAACATTGGATTTAAACCACGATCATAAGTATCGTGTAGCAATGTTACATCTTTGCATAGAATAAAACAgttttgaacaaggtttgaagtATTGGCTGCCTTATCGATGGTGAACGATATGATACCCAATACATTGATTTTAATCCTTGGTTTTCAatgacaggtggggtccatggtccaaTAATCCAAACCCATGCCTGTATGTCCCAACAGCAGATGGACCATGCCTAAGAATCTCCTCgataggacaatcttaacctATCAATTTCTAGCTTTTATATAAAAGGTTACGTTGTCTTATCTCACTCATGTACTATTTCATGTTATAAAATTTCCAGGTAAATGGTACGAGGTTTATAGTAATCTTGGAGTGCAAAAAATTTCCAAGTATGTGTAATTCGGTCTGAGTtatttctctaatcacgatagccttgggagggttgatacGAGAGATGAGTTTGCAAAAGGCTGATTAAAACTATActgggttatcttgctggtcctaaaatgattttgtcCGGCAAGATTACCCGGTATAGTTTTAATCAGGCCTTTTGCAATCAGCCCATCCCTTgtatcaaccctcccaaggctatcCTAGTTAGAGAAATAACTCAGACTGAATTGcacatacttggaaattttctgcactccaagattactgtaaacctcgtacaatttacTTGGAAATTTTCATCAGCTATAGGTCATTTGGTATAAAGAGATTGTCCTTCTCTACTAACTAAACATAAAACACGAACTCAATGGCAATTTTTCAGCCTATGAATCTTGTGTATATGCAGAAAAACAACAGAAGTGGGTAATgcttttaatcattcaatgtcCAACTACTATCCATTGTAGGGACTGCCTGATGAATAGTTTGGAAGATTGGTTTTCATCCATAAAAAATTAGATGCCTacgttgtttttaaatgtattagctcgaaattgatggaccaaacccggatgtgcatcagagctatccagatgttgagcaggggtccctgtaaggtgggaaccactgttatgaccatgatgaagctgtccatttcttatggacagcattggaggggcctgaccatttggacaggccatgtttatgtatttacctGAAATTAATGGagaagacccggatgtgcgtcggagctatccggatgagagggggtccctggaaggtgggaaccgctgttatgaccatgatgaagctgtccatttcctatggacagcattggaggggcctgaccatttgcgcTGGTGGCcttatttatatttgtatttatagggaccacacccttaacctaaaccacaccctaaacctataactataacctataacctgaacctataacctaaactttaacctacaacctataacctataacctaaactcaattccctaaaccttaacctataacctaacctaaacatatacttataacccaaacctattctcaaatccctaacctaaacctaaacctaatccaaaacctataaccttaacctaaacctataacctataacctataacctaaacttataaccttaacctaaacctaaaaccaaaacttaaacctataacctaaacctataaactaaaacctaaacctaaacctataacctataacctaaaccaaaacctataaccttaacctaaaccaaaacctataacctgaaccttaacctataacctataacctataacttataacctaaacttataaccttaacctaaacctaaaaccaaaacctaaacctataagctaaaacctagacctaaacctaaacctaaaacctaaaacctaaatgtattctcaaatccttaaacctaaacctacacctaatcccaatctcaactccctaaccaaaacctaaacttaaacataaaaacccaagcctaaacctgatcccgaacccgaacctaatttcctaaacctaaaccctaacctattctcaaatccctaaacctaaacctacaccaaatccttatctcaactccctaacctaaaccaaaacctaaacttgaaaacccaaaccaaaacccgatcccgaacccgaacccgatttcctgaacttaaaccttaacctattctcaattcccaaagctataacctataacctaaacctaaacctaacctaaacctataacctgtaacctaaacctataaccttaacctaaacccaaaacctaaaccttaacctaaaccaaaacctataaccttaacctaaaccaaaacctataacctaaaccttaacctataacctataacctataacctaaacttataaccttaacctaaacctaaaaccaaaacctaaacctataacctaaacctataaactaaaacctaaacctaaacctaaacctaaacctataacctaaaccaaaacctataaccttaacctaaaccaaaacctataacctaaaccttaatttataacctataacctataacctataacctataacctaaacttataaccttaacctaaacttaaaaccaaaacctaaacctaaaagctaaaacctaaacctaaacctaaaacctaaatgtattctcaaatccctaaacctaaacctacacctaatcccaatctcaactccctaacctaaacctaaacctaaacttaaaaacccaagcctaaacccaatcccgaacccgatttcctaaacctaaaccttaacctattctcaaatccctaaagctaaacctacaccaaatcctaatctcaactccctaacctaaacctaaacctaaacatgaaaacccgaGCCTAAACCCGATCTCTAACCCAAACTccatttcctaatcctaaaccataacctattctcaattccctaaagctaaacctacaccaaatccaaatctcaactccctaacctaaacctgaacctaaacttgaaaacccaagcctaaacctgatcccgaaccaaatttcctaaatctaaacctcaacctattctcaattcccaaagctataacctataacctataacctaaacttaaacctaacctaaacctataaacttaacctataaacctaaacctataacctcaacataaacccaaaacctaaaccaaaacctataaccttaacctaaacctaaaccttaacctataacctataacctaaacttataaccttaacctaaacctaaaaccaaaacctaaacgtataacctaaacctaaaccttaacctattctcaaatccttaaacctaaacctacacctaatcccaatctcaactccctaacctaaacctaaac is a genomic window containing:
- the LOC131255016 gene encoding E3 ubiquitin ligase BIG BROTHER-related-like, which translates into the protein MIDDKFLPFDYVSYASELQERAYMMLKMNGGDGSGYGSSDSGGYVYEDEAGDDPNDDGNDAGSIDDGEDAFNVHRRAPSEDELGAEIDPSAFDSDEAYARALQDAEEREVVFRLMALAGINDCEFTRTMVF